The following coding sequences lie in one Xiphias gladius isolate SHS-SW01 ecotype Sanya breed wild chromosome 24, ASM1685928v1, whole genome shotgun sequence genomic window:
- the LOC120786469 gene encoding GATA zinc finger domain-containing protein 14-like, with product MARDVSPLSLMPVSVRHQQWVGASLGSVLPFLPLRSLIFYYFLSCAAAAGSLSGIEYTYGISPKFVCTPIPPEADPSCFSPPSVPHGPSSNSNSNGHNGSSRRGMMSDEAKATILHLRESLVRQKETILDQRETIRELTAKLTLCEGFGGHHSIGHHDSHHDNHHDNHHDTRHDNHHDNHHDNHHDDHHGHHGSHHASSSSHRGPSTYHSNDHYPHSSHRSDSHHRKGSSYTKHSSFSPEQTGKTLQTLKERLENLQARNSSSSYSSSLRELLQRKINALEEQLHSYYRDHHDYGNRNDHHGDHHDDHHDDHHGSSHYNEHHDDHHDDHHENSNHDSHHDDHHDTGHSENQHESHYNNHHSSSRYNHHSGHHNRHPDRHYDHHYDWHHGRHYGHHGNHHSDHHDDHHDDHHDDHRDDHHGHHDDDHHDYHHEPGHHDDHHDDHPDKHHSNDHHDSHPGNDRHPRRLPFSGKETSQRGAGHSKLETVLSQLHHGNNNHGDHKKLKGPSAFLLDFPMRTNYMYARMKRTVVNEIFALTVCLWLKAGAGPGLGTPFSYAVPGQANELVIIEWGSNPMELLINDKAATLPITMTDGKWHHVCVTWSTRDGVWEAYQDGVKKGSGQNLSAWHSIRPGGSFVLGQEQDTMGGRFDVTQSFMGELSDLQFWSRVLTPHEIYSQATCGGHLIGDVMSWSEESVELHGGLTEFPFEPCH from the exons ATGGCCAGAGACGTCAGTCCTCTGAGTCTCATGCCTGTGTCTGTGAGGCACCAACAATGGGTTGGAGCCTCTCTGGGGTCTGTCCTCCCTTTCCTACCCCTACGTTCTCTAATTTTCTACTACTTCCTGTcttgtgcagcagcagcaggcagttTGTCTGGCATAGAATATACCTATGGCATTAGCCCTAAATTTGTTTGCACCCCAATTCCCCCAGAGGCAGACCCAAGCTGCTTTTCCCCACCCAGTGTGCCCCATGGACCCAGCAGTAACAGCAACAGTAACGGTCACAACGGCAGCAGCAGGCGAGGCATGATGTCGGACGAGGCCAAAGCCACCATCTTGCATCTGCGAGAAAGCCTTGTGAGGCAGAAGGAGACCATCCTGGATCAGCGGGAGACCATCAGGGAGCTGACCGCCAAGCTCACCTTGTGCGAGGGCTTCGGCGGTCACCACAGCATTGGTCATCACGACAGCCACCACGACaatcaccatgacaaccaccATGATACCCGTCATGACAATCATCACGACAACCATCATGACAACCACCACGACGACCACCACGGGCATCACGGCAGCCACCATGCATCATCCTCTTCACACCGCGGGCCTTCAACGTATCACAGCAACGACCACTACCCCCACAGCAGCCACAGATCAGACTCCCACCACAGGAAGGGCTCGTCATACACTAAACACAGCTCCTTCTCTCCTGAACAGACGGGCAAAACCCTGCAGACCCTGAAGGAGAGGCTGGAGAACTTGCAG GCTAGGAACTCCTCCAGCTCCTACTCCAGCTCCCTGAGAGAACTCCTCCAGCGGAAGATCAACGCCCTGGAGGAGCAACTGCACAGCTACTACCGAGATCACCATGACTATGGTAACCGTAACGACCACCATGGTGACCACCACGATGACCACCACGACGACCACCACGGCAGCAGCCACTACAATGAACATCACGATGACCATCATGATGATCACCATGAAAACAGCAATCACGACAGCCACCATGACGACCACCATGATACCGGTCACAGTGAAAACCAACATGAAAGCCATTACAACAACCATCACAGTAGCTCTCGCTACAACCACCACAGCGGTCACCACAATCGCCATCCCGATCGCCACTATGACCACCATTATGACTGGCACCACGGCCGGCATTAcggtcaccatggcaaccatcACAGCGACCACCACGACGACCACCACGACGACCATCACGACGACCACCGCGATGACCACCACGGCCACCACGACGATGATCACCACGACTACCACCACGAACCCGGCCACCACGACGACCACCACGATGATCACCCTGACAAGCACCACAGCAACGACCACCATGACAGCCACCCCGGCAACGATCGTCACCCACGGCGACTGCCTTTCAGCGGCAAAGAGACCAGTCAACGGGGCGCCGGGCACAGCAAGCTGGAAACAGTGCTTAGCCAACTGCACCACGGCAACAACAACCAtg GAGACCACAAGAAGCTAAAGGGTCCTAGCGCTTTCCTGCTGGACTTCCCCATGAGGACCAACTACATGTACGCCAGGATGAAGCGGACGGTGGTCAACGAGATCTTTGCCCTGACCGTCTGCCTGTGGCTGAAGGCAGGGGCAGGTCCTGGCCTCGGCACTCCCTTCTCCTACGCTGTACCGGGGCAAGCCAATGAGCTGGTGATCATCGAGTGGGGCAGCAACCCCATGGAGCTGCTAATCAATGACAAG GCGGCGACGCTGCCCATAACCATGACGGATGGGAAGTGGCATCACGTGTGTGTGACGTGGTCGACGCGTGACGGTGTCTGGGAGGCCTACCAGGATGGGGTGAAGAAAGGCTCGGGGCAAAACCTGTCAGCCTGGCACTCCATCAGACCAGGGGGGAGCTTCGTCCTGGGGCAGGAGCAG GACACGATGGGAGGCCGCTTCGATGTCACTCAGTCCTTCATGGGAGAGCTGTCAGATCTTCAGTTCTGGTCCAGAGTCCTGACGCCACACGAGATCTACAGCCAGGCGACCTGCGGAGGCCACCTCATTGGCGACGTCATGTCCTGGTCAGAGGAATCAGTGGAGCTTCACGGTGGGCTCACCGAGTTCCCCTTTGAACCCTGCCACTAA